The genomic DNA CAGCTCGTTGTTCGTACTCGTCGAGGATCAGCCCGAACACGTCCTCGTCGAGGCGACTCATCGCGTCCACGACATTACGCAGATCACGAGCCGTCCTCGGTTCGAGCCGTCCCAGGGCCTCCTGCATGCTCGAATGGACACCGAGGTCACGCATGTCCTCGTCGGTCTCACGGCCGATGTCCCGGAGCAGTTGGGCGGCTTCGTCGAGACTGCCGACAGCGCGAGCCCTGGCGGCCAACGTCTCGAACCGGTGGGCGGCGGCACCGTGGAGATAGTGGAGGCAGAACAGCAGGCTCAGATAGTCGAGCACGCTGGCCGCCCCTCGGATCCGGTCCACGAGACCGTCCATCAGCCCGGTCACGATCCGCCGGTTCTCCGGACGGGGTTCGTCGACGGTGCCGGTCGGGGCGCGGTATGGCGATCCACCACTGTGCCGACGCCTCGCTGCCCCGCTCGGGGCCCTCCCCGCTGCTTCCCTCCTCCGCGCCCGGTCCCCGTAGGTGGTTCCGACGGCTTCGTCGGCCGCGAGCCGTTCGGGCGGGACCAGCCGGCGGTCGAGCCAGCTCATGACCTCCGACTGTCGGTAGTAGTCCTGCCCGTTCGAGCGCCGAGGCGAAGGAAAGTCGGCCGCCTGCTTCTCCCAGCCGGTTATGGTCGGTCGGCTGACCCCCGCCAGCGCGGCGATCTGCGCTCGTCCGAGCAATGGATCCTCACCCGTCGATGGATACGGCATGAACGTCGGCCCCCCTGTTGCGCCGTGAAGTAGTGGTCTACGGGGAGCAAGCCTAGGGGGAGCCGACACGGGAGGCCAGGTGCGCACCCGAAGTGCGCAAGGAAAGCACAGGTAAGAACACAGCAAGGGCGAGGGTCGCTCCACCCTTGAAATCCGGCCCATCGGCGTACTGCGAGACTTCTCCCCTCTCCCTGAGAAGTGAAGAGGGTTCTGGGTCAGCGCCTGCTGGGCAGTGCCAGCCTCGCTCGACCGGGACCCAG from Streptomyces sp. MRC013 includes the following:
- a CDS encoding N-6 DNA methylase, which translates into the protein MSWLDRRLVPPERLAADEAVGTTYGDRARRREAAGRAPSGAARRRHSGGSPYRAPTGTVDEPRPENRRIVTGLMDGLVDRIRGAASVLDYLSLLFCLHYLHGAAAHRFETLAARARAVGSLDEAAQLLRDIGRETDEDMRDLGVHSSMQEALGRLEPRTARDLRNVVDAMSRLDEDVFGLILDEYEQRAALGSGEFFTPRSVVRLMTRLACSEFGPGKPESVYDPYARDGGFLIEAVAACAVDDDGLPREKPVRTYGEAWRADTWRLATMNLLLHGVPPAIDLKRSAPLERELGAGSAGVVRHRAHQPAVQHERLQRRTTSSGTLGVRGSAPRQ